Within the Opitutaceae bacterium TAV5 genome, the region ATCCAGAAACGGGTCCAGTCGGGCGTCCCACGCGGGGGATTTTCGGTGCGGAAGGAACCGAGGAAAGGATCGGCAGGGTCGAGGTGCGCGTTCTGGAGTTTGATGGTATGGGCGAGCGTATTCGCGAAACCATACTTGCCGAACATCAGCGCCTGGAGTTGCGGGTCGGGGAGATCGGCGGGAAGGGAGCCGGGAGACGGGAAGGTGATGGAGAGCTGGCGGTCGACTTTGGGGGCGTTGGCGACCATCCAGTCGCGGGCGCGGGCCTGAAGGGGGCCGGCGGTGAGGACGCCGTGGCTCTCGACCGTGCCGCCGCGCAGCCGCAGGGCGGCGGCGGGAGTGGGGCAGAGGAGGCCGGGCGCGCCTTCCACCACGATGGCGCCGCCGAACCGGGCCGGGAGGAGAAGGCGGGTCACGGAGCCGGGCAGACCGGGAGGGAGATCGGCGAGAAAGAGCCGGCCGGCGCGTTTGAGCGGGTCGGGCTCGGGACGGGCGAGTACGGCGGCGGAGGAACCGTCGCCGTTTGTAGTCTGGAGCTCGATACCGGAAGTGTTGCCGGTTTCGATGCCGATGAGGAGTTTGACCGAGGACGGAGGGATCCAGAGCCAGGCGGGGCGGGGCAGGGTGGCGGGAATGATGCCGAGCGCCATCTCGCCGCGGACACCCCACGTGTCGGTGGGCGGAAGGCGGAGTTCGACGATGTCGCCCGCCCGACCGCCGCTGAAGGAGACGCGCCAGACGCCACCGGCACCGGCAGAGCCGGTGGGGTTTGGAGTTTGGGGTTGGGGGTTCAGGGTTGGCTTGAGCGTACGGATTTCGAGAGGGGTTGCCTGGTCGGTGAATTCCTCGACGGCGACGAGGTTGCCGGCGGGGTCGAAGACACGGGCGAGGGCAATCGGGGCGTAGGGCTCCTTGCCGGGGGAAGGGATCGTGGTCCGGCGGGCGACGACAATCTCGCCGGGCGGCTGGCTGGCCGGATATTCGGCGAGCATGCCGAAACCGCGCACGCCGCCGCCGAGGGCGTGGATGCGGGCGCGTTGCGCGAGGGGCAGGCGGCGGGCGACATCGGGCGGGACCAGCGGGTCGCTGGAGACGGCGGAGGAGGCGTCGGACTGAAGCCAGGCGGAAGAGCCGGCGTCGGAACGTTCGTTGAGGCCGGAGGCATTGACATCGGCGAGGGCGAGGCTGGTCAGCATGGCCAGCAGGATCGGGCCCGGGAGCAGGAGACGCGGGGTTGGCATGGGGGATCAGGAATCAGCGGCGGATGAGGCGGAGATCGTCGAGATAAAGAACGGTATCGGGCAAGGGTTCGGCTCCCCAGCCTCCGGCGGTGAAACGGAGCACCTTGACGGCACTCCAGGGCGCGGGGGCGCGGTTGGGTTTGAAGGTTTTGAAAGGGACGACGATCTGGCGCCAGCCGGTCCAGTCGATCGTGAGCTGATGGAGGTAATAACCTTCCTGCGCTCCCTCTTTCGGCGCACCGACAACGAGGTTGATTTTCTGGCCGTTGGCGGTCTCGGCATAAATCCAGAGGCTGAGCGCCTCCCACGCGGACCAGTCGGACGGGGTGTTGATCAGCGCGATCCATTTGTGTCGGGCGAGGTCGGTCCATTTCGCGGACTGGGCGCCTTCCTTGACCTTGTCGGGCAAGGTTTCGGCCTTGAACGGCACAAGGTCGGCGCGGGTCTGGTGCTTCCACTCGTTTTTGACCGGGTCCTCAAAACCGCTGAGCAGAAGGCTGCCGTTGTCGGAGGGAGCCGGAGCGGCGGAGAAAGCGGACGAGGCAAGGAGCGAGGCGAGGACAACGGCGATACGGGGAAATTGCATGACAGGGATGGACGGGTTGGAAAGGTGAAGGAAACCGGACAAGACGGCACTCGCATTCGGGCGAGTGCCGCGTGTTGTCCGTTGCTATCAACGCTGGCGGCGAACGCCCAGGGAGGCGAGCAGCGTGAGGCCGCCAAGGACGAGTGCGACCGTGGAGGGTTCAGGGACGGCGACGGCCGTGATCAGGAAGTCGGCGCCGCTCCATGATCCGGTGGTGGCGACGCCGTTGAAGAGGAAGTTCACGTTGTCGAGGGCAGTCCCCGCGATCGAATCGGAGGCGGTGAAGAGCGTGACCGGATTGCCATCCGTGAAATCGGTCAGGCGGATGTTGATGGTGGCGCCATCGGCGATGGTCAGATCGCCGCCCGAGATAAAGAGGGAGCCGGAGGAGTTGTTGAGGTCGATCGTGGAGCCGTCGAAGAGCGTGAGGCCGTCGGCAAACTCGAGTGTGCCGCTGGCGGCGAGCGTGCCGGACACGGAGGCAAGGCCGGTGCCGATCCTGCCCGAGCCTTCGAGGCGGGCGTTGCCGGAAATGACGAGACCGTCGGCGAAGGTGTGGTCGCCGGAACCGGTGGCGGTGACGAGGCGGAACGTGGCGGCATCGGTTCCGTTGCCGACGGTGAAAGCCTTGCCGTTGGAGACCGTGGCCTGCTTCACGGTGAAGAGGCCGCCGGTGAAGTTGATGGTTCCGGCAACGGTCTGGCTGACGAACTTGTCGACGTTGAGCGCGCCGCCGGACAAGTTGATAGTGGCGGTGCCGGTGCTCGTTTCGTCCACGTAGCCGGGAGCGAGACGCAGGGTGTGATCGCCCTGGCTGCGGGTAATGTTCATCGTGCCGCCCTTGATGTTGAGGGTGCCGGTAGTTTTGGGTCCGCTGGCGAGCGTGACCGTGCGCGCGGCAGAGGTGGTCATGGAGAAACTGCCCGCATTGAGTGTG harbors:
- a CDS encoding sugar-binding protein produces the protein MQFPRIAVVLASLLASSAFSAAPAPSDNGSLLLSGFEDPVKNEWKHQTRADLVPFKAETLPDKVKEGAQSAKWTDLARHKWIALINTPSDWSAWEALSLWIYAETANGQKINLVVGAPKEGAQEGYYLHQLTIDWTGWRQIVVPFKTFKPNRAPAPWSAVKVLRFTAGGWGAEPLPDTVLYLDDLRLIRR